TTTAATTCAAACGTTAATTCCCACATTACATTTTCGTTTTCCACATTGCTAGTGATATTTCAGTATATATGACAATGTAAATGCAATTATATGATTTGCATTTTCAGTACTGGTATGCACATTTGCTGTCAATGTAAATGAAaagacattttacattttggCTTTCTCAAATCGTTTTCAAAAGACATGCCCTAAAGCACTTGTTCAATAACAACGGGACTAACAAGAGGAACTGGATTTTCCGGGGCGGAGTGCCAAAGACATTTCAACCTTCACTGTAACCTAAACAATTAGGCTACCTGTTGACGTACACGGAGATTTCGAGATAATGGCATGAATATCTCGAGAAAACGAGTTATTTTAATTAGTTATCACAGGAAAACGGAGTAAATAAAACGCATAAATATGGCCTCTTTGGGCTTCCGTTGTTATTGTGTACAATAGTAAATTCTAGTATATTTTAACATAAAATTACAAAACAAAGAAATAGTTAAATATAGAATATAAAAAGTTAGATTTAGTGTATCTGCAGCTAACCAAAACCACGCCTCTCAACATGCTAGCCAATTACATCGTTcttcacaaaaaaaaattgcCGGAAGTAAACACCGTTTTCTCTTTACCATCGACCAAAGCGATCTAGGCGGATTCTGATAGAATTTTAGAACACGGCCAGATACGCCAAGCAAATAATTCGGTTAAAGAAGCTTCGGATGTCATGTGGTTAGCTCGTTTTCTGTTGGCAAGGCACGGTTGAACGCCGACAATGACCAACTCGATGGCTTTTCATACTCAGATAGCCTCCATCATGGAGGTGCTAGCGAACGCAGCGGTTGCTGAGATTTGTAAACTGGTAGACGAAGACTATGCGGTAATTCGTCTGGAAATGACCCaaagtcagagagagaaccGAGCTTTGAAAAGAAAACTACAGACGCTGGAATTGAAGATGGCCCGGGAACGCGCAGAAAGGACGATGAGAGAGCGCGTCCTCGCAAATCGTCCCGGAGTAAGCGTCAGGCTACTCGACAAGTTCAGAGCAGCAGCCGTATCAAGAGGTGTGCTAAATTAGAAGTTAGACGATgtggtatttttttatttgttcatTTAAATCACCCCGCCCCTCAAACGTACAATCTGTCTGTGTCAGGTGGAGGGAACCTTTCTGGCCATCTTCGGAATGTAGGAAAACCGGAAAGACAAGGCTCCTGGAAGATCAAAGACCAGTCAGCTGCTGCCAATGAGGGGCCAGACTCTTCTACCCAGGATGTCATCACAGTCAGAATCCTTGAAGGGGTCTGTACTCTTATCTCATTTGCCAAACACCTCATAATACCTCAAACATTTTAATTCATCTGTTATTTTCATTGTTACTATCCTGATTTGGTATAAGCATTTCCCATCCTCAGTCCTCTCTCTAAACAGCTGGCTGTCCAAATCGCATCACAAGGAAGTGCTCTCTCTTTATGTTCACATCAGTCTGCAGATGCAGAGGCCTCAGCTAGCAGCTCCAACCAGTCCCAGATCAAGCAGGAGATGACTGACCGTTGTCCAactccatctcctccactcccaccGGGCTCAGACAGACTCACACATGTACCGACAGACACCTTCTAATCACATGAACTTTCAAACACAGAGACCTCATGTAAGGTGATATAATATTAATAAGACATGATGTCATGATGTGAAgtcaccttcttcttcttctacatTGCTACAGCTGTTCGATTCAGATGACGCAGGAGCGGAGGAGTGCCCTGTCaagcaggagaggaaggatgaggaagaaggggaggaagacacACTCAGGCATGAGGGTGACAATATAGATCTGACAAAAAGTGAGGAAAATGTATAGCCTTTACACCTTATCCCATTTATGTTGCCATAACAGCTGATGCAAcatttttccccctctctctctggtttccaTGTGCAGCTGTCGACGGAGACGGAGCCTTAGAGACGAGCACCAGAGCCTGGACTTCTCACCATCAGGATCTAGTGCATTACTACCACGAGACAGACCCAGGACAGGGGCCAGATCTGGATCAGACTGGACAGTGTCTCCGTCCTACAGAAAACAGTCACTGGACAGGGGGGCCAGCACTCGGCCACCCAGGTCCGGCACTGGGGATGTCTAACACATGGGgccagaggagacagggagcaggAGTCTGCTTAGGGGCTGGACCTGGGGCAAGAGCTGGGTCTGGGTTAGGGCCTGGAAGTTTAGGCTCTGAGTGTCAGTCTGGTTCTGGAGCCATATATGGGCTTCAGATTGGGCCAGATCCTGGTCAACACTCCTACCTCCCACCTCCACACGGTGTCAGACCAGACCAGAAGCATCAACGGAGCCCAGCCTTCAACACGTTCTTCCACCCCAACACCctgcacacaacaacaacaaccagtgTAGTCTCAAGAACAAACCACAACACCGGTCCAATGGCACCCTCCTCTTTGCCACTGCACCCCGAAAGAgcggagggcaggggaaagacGGACAGAGAGCGCCCCTACAGCTGCCCCACCTGTGGGAAGCGGTTTGCAGAGGCGGGCTACGTAAAGAAACATCAGACAGTCCATACAAAGGAAAAGCCGTTCAGGTGTAAACAGTGCTGGAAGAGCTTCTCCTTCCTCAGCAACCTCATACGTCACAGGGGGGTGCACAGTGCCCAGGATCAAGCCGGGGACTTGACGGGGGTACATGGGGGGGCTAATGCATCCATTTGAACCTGTGTCAGTTAAGAATTGGTTTACAACACACTTGTATTTGTCTGTAGGAGCCAATTTACATTTATTGGTAATtttcaggagtgtgtgtgtgtatgtgtgattgcTGTTTAGTGAGTGTGTTCCCTCTACAGATCCAGCTATAGGTCAGGTTGTCCTTACAGGAAAGGTCCTGGGGCCGTTAGGTGTGGTTGTTGGATGAGAGAGCACAGTCTTTAGACTTTGTCTTGGAGTGTTGCTGACTCATTGATGCTTGTTTAGAACAATACTCTTTATTTTTTGAATAATTGGTTGAATCAATCATTTGTTATGGAAACAtgattttaaataaaaatgtatagcctataaGATGTTTTATTTCAtcaattaaaaaataataataatctaaaTTGGACATTCCGTTAGTTTCGAGTAATTCGACTAAACCGTCTATTATATGGTACCCCTAGTTGGCCCAAGGGGAATTTACACAAAGGAACAACAAAAGAATATCGTAGTCACTACACTGTCCTTTTATCTCTGGCTTCACTACTGTATCTGGGTCATTGTCaggtttttgttttcaaattgtgcATGTTAGAGATGTATTAAACTGTTGGATTTGTTCATTATGTAATGTAAATCACCTTATGATAATTATTTTGTCAGTAGGTACAAGTAgacacaaacatatttgtgTTGTAAAAGTATTTAGTTGTCGCATTTAAAACGTATTTACGTGTGTGGCAGTGGTCAAGCGTCAGCTGAGGACGGAGAGGAGGTACGTACAGGTAAATCTGTAGTGCTTTATAAAGGGTCAGACTGTTACATACAGGGGGGAACCACAGTGTAAAAGACTGATGTGTAGATGACACTTACCataggagaagagggggggcaCTTTCCTCGGGCCTCCAGGGAAGTCtgttctccctgtcccctcatTGTAAAAGACTGGTGTATAGATTAGACTTGTTATACGTAATGATCACAGTAAcatacatcaccagcatcaccGTATTGCTCCATTCATTGCCACATTTGGGCACATTCAACTCAATCAAGCAACAAGAGAAAATTATGATTTCGCGCACGCGCAAAGAAGGGGAAACAGAGGAACTGAATTCTCCTGAACACCGGAAAGGATGCAATGATCGTGGCTAGTTGGCAAGCAAGCTCGCGACTGTTTCTAAGAAGCAGTTTAATATATGAGCAAACCGAACCTTTTTACCAGCTTTTATATTTTCACCGTTCATTTTATTGGTATCTCTTTATAGGCAATAATTTGTGGTGATAGAGGAAATAGGTTTTGTAACGCATCGAGCTTACCAGTCGATCACAATGTCGACCCGTATCGCATTCCAAACCCAGCTAGCCTCAATCATGGAGGTCTTGGCGAACGCCGCCGTGGCAGAGATCTGCAAGCTGGTGGACGACGATTACGCGGTCGTAAGTTTGCAGATGTCCcaatgccaaagggaaaacAAAGCTCTCAAGAGAAAATTGCATTTACTGGAGTTGAAGATGGCCCGAGGAAGCGCCGAGAGGAGGCTGCGCGAAAGCGCCCTGAATAGCCGTCCCAACAGCAGGTCCCACTTCAACATCACCGATAAATATCGTGGATTGTCGACATCCACTGGTAAGTTTGCCCCTCGCTGTGCATCGAAATGTATTCACTTCATTCGATCGATGTAGTTATAATACCGGGACTTTAAAGCTCGAGTAACATAGGTTGTATGTGTGATATTAACCTATCTTCTCGGTAATTGAGgtagtgtttttgtgtttttaggCAGCGTTTTTGACAGACAGATGAACATGGGGTTGTGGCCGGACGGGTCCTCAACTAGCAGTCCAATCAGCAACCCGATGCATTCTGAACCTATCCGAGACGAGGTAGGAAGATCTATTTCAACAAATATGTATTATTAATTACATACAAGTCAGCATCCAGCATCGATTACCCTGAACGGGCCCCGTAAACAAATCTCAAAAATCTGCTACCTCAGTTTTAGCCTTTATCGATATGATCACCATCGTTGTTGCTGTCAGGGGTGTGTTATATGAGTATAATGTTTGTGATGTTCCATCTTTAGACAGTAGTTGTGCAGCTGATGGAACCAGACACTCTAATGgtgaaggaagagaggatggaCGACCCAGACCAAGTACAGCTCATCGGAGAGGATGGTGAGTCAGGAAGAATGTGTATTTGTGAAAGGAAAAAAGAAGATGATTTGTTGTAGTCATTATACCAATCCCCATAAtaaccctgctctctgtctcctccatgCAGGAGTGGTGGAGTGTGGCCCTCGTGGTGGAACCCGACCCAGCCCCCAGGACTCCTTGTCAGTCTCCATCCAGACCtcagaccccctcccccagccccagcagtCCCACCCAGCGCCCCGGAGCCGGAGCCAGGCCagccacagagacagaggactgGAGGTCAGTGGATCCTCAACTCTCCTTAAAACTGACAATGACTCTGAAATCGCAGAGGGCTCTGCTCCTTCGGGACCACTGACCAATCCCAGCGCCACGTTCGATGTGTTTGACGAGAGCGAGGGCTCGCTGGTGGGGGCATTCTttaacgaggaggaggaggagggtgatgggCGGCCATCTTGTTCTTACGAGGCTGGAGGCGGGGCTTCATCTGGGGACGGGGGGTTGTTTCAAACACTTCCGGGTTCGGGCGTCGCGAGCCGGCGTCGGAAACAGGAAGTTATCGACGTGGACTCTGAGGAAGGGGAAGAACTGCTGGACTGGGATGGTCGGGAGATTCCGGTACAAATCAGAACTCACGGTAACCACGGGAACGCGCCTGCCGTCCCACAGCCTCCTCATTCTCTGGCGAGGTCCAATGACCCTGCGTTGCCGTCGACGTCCGACATGAACGGTTGGGGCCGCGGCGGCAACTTCTCCGGCTTCCCCTTcaagggagagggagctggaggagcaatGAAGACTCTCCACAGAACAAGCACCAGAGAGAAGCTCTTCATCTGCAACTTCTGCGGCAAGGCCTTCAACCGGCCCAAGAAGGTGGAGATCCACCAGCGCGTTCACACGGGAGAGAAGCCGTTCCGCTGCGCCACCTGCGGGAAGATGTTCTCCGAGGCGGGGAACCTGAAGAAGCACCAGAGGGTCCACACGGGGGAGAAGCCCTTCAGCTGCCAGCTGTGTGGGAAGGGCTTCGCCTGGATACGCAACCTGAGAACACACCAGCAGAGAAACCACCCAGACGTGTACACAGAAGACATGGCCTGCTTCTCCTGAGTGggctggatggggggggggacgaagacaaaaaaagaaaaaaagttttcacAATAAAAGTCTTATTAGGTTTAAGTTGTACTAGTGGGTCTTTTGTCTTCCAGAAAATGCAACATCTCCATATCTCTAAAGTCCAACCCCTAAGGCACCAGAGAAAACTTGTAGCACACTAAAAGCTCCTGATAGCCAACAAACACTGATGTTTTGCCCTGATCTTTTTTAGGTTTAAGGACACTGCTTGTGTGTAGGGTAAAGGTTGACCTAAGAATGACTTAGTGTGCCTGAGTGTAATGTTTGAGGAAAATCATGGGTCCCAGTGGCTCACTGATAGTGTGTACCACCTTGCCACAGCAGCcctggttcgattccagccaACTCCCTTTGTTGCATGtcatcgcctctctctctccctcccttggcAATCCTGTCTCTCTCGAACTGTCActatcaaatgaagcagaaaaTACCCTCAAAAATATCTAAACAAAAAATGATGGGTTACAAACGGTCCATAGTATGAACAGGTTGCCTCCAGACTGGGTAAATATACAGATTCTGATGTTCAGATTATATTGTTGGAAAGAATGCATGGTACTAAATACGAAATTACTAATCCCCAATAGAATATAAACATTttcttcattgtgtgtgtgtacagtacttgACATGTTTCACAATTGGTTTGTATTTAATATTTTTACGATATACAATTGCAATAAATAAAATGCATACCTTAAATTCTGGATGTGGCCCTTCTGTAAAGAGGTGAAAATATATTTCTAGTGCTTCTTTATCTTGTGTTCTTGTTCCTTTTATTGTCTTGATAATTGACTGAAACCTAACCCATATCCATCATATGTCCAGTAGTAATCTTCAGATTATCGTGGTTCAGATTAGTAAAACACAGAGCCTATATACATGGCAGAAATATCTAAAAATGATTAAcccttgtatttttttttatgttacatCCTTCCATTATGAACTATTATGTATTTTAAATATAAcgtgaaaaaaaagtttggggaTGGGTTATTTTTTGAAGGAAACTCCCTTCTTGATTTGGGTGGAGCTTAGCCATGATTGTGTCTTTCTGTGCTCCAGcctgcaggtgtggaggtgggggaggagccgGATGTGCTACTGGTGAAGGTGGAGGATCTGGAGGAGGGGCTACGGTCTCCAGGCCTGGGAGTCTGCAGCAGCAAACAGGGTGAGTGGATAAGCACAGATGTTGCACACAGTTTCTCACATTCAGAAAACTTTTACCACTTTATTTACATGCTAGGAAACCTTCCTTGATGAAGGCTCAAAATTAAAGGCTTTAAAACATCTCTAACTGAAAACATAACATTTGGATTAAAGGatttgctaaattaataaaatgtaataACACTAGATGCACTTTATATGATTTTATCAAAATAAAGTGCATCATAAATGAGCTAGGTTGaacataaatgtaaaaatggTTACCTTACTTTCTTTGTATACTTAATTGTTATTCTAGGCTAGGTTATTCTAGGTTATATATGGAAATCTTATTATTGGTTCTTAGTTTTATGGTAAGGTTAAGGTGCTATGAGCAACCTGTTAATAGAAACTTGTCTTGTCTCATTAGGATTGGTGGAATCCAGCAAGGATGACTACCAAGGAGCAATACCATTGGATGACAGCCTGGCTCTGGCCAGTCAGCTTGGAGAACCTCAAGGGACCAGGCAAGGCTTGTCAGAGGTCAGCTATGGCAGTGCGCCGTCGTATGACAcctcatcagccaatcagatgTGGACAAATGGGGACAGTTGTCTTGACGATTGTGTTGTAGTgcctggtctgtcctccctgcctCATCCCTTCCCATCAGGCATGCGGGACTTTGCCACAGAACATTCTGGAGGCTTCTCCAATGTCATGCCAGTCAGGGGGGGGTTACAGGGTCCGGGGGGCTTTGGTGAACACATGGAGGGGTCATCCCAAGTTCAGGGTCAGGGACAGGACAGGTACACGAACGGTAGGAAAAAGGCGGAGCGCAAGAGGCTACATCTGTGTAAGTTCTGTGGCAAAGGGTTCTCCGCCCCCGCCAACCTAGAACCGCACCTGAGAACCCATACGGGGGAGCGGCCGTACGGCTGTGTTGTCTGCGGGAAGCACTTCTCCCAGGTGTGGAACCTGAAGATCCACATGAACGTCCACACTGGCCAGAGGCCCTACCAGTGCCCGCTCTGCCCCGAGCGCTTTGCCGACCCCAGCAATCTAAAGAAGCACCAGAAACGCCACCACCCCGCCCAGCAGCAAACACAACAGCCGGCCATGTGACCATAGGCCAGTCCCACAGAGGGTTCTAGAACTCAGAACATGGGGCCAGTCCCCCAAAGGGTTCTAGAACTCAGAACACGGGGCCAGTCCCCCAGAGGGTTCTAGAACTCAGAACATGGGGCCAGTCCCCCAGAGGGTTCTAGAACTCAGAACATGGGGCCAGTCCCCCGGACGGTTCTATTACTCAGAACATGGGTCCAGTCCCCCACATGGTTCTATTACTCAGAACATGGATCCAGTTAACCAGAGGGTTCAAGAAAATAGGAGTGACAGAGTTAATAAAG
The Hypomesus transpacificus isolate Combined female chromosome 22, fHypTra1, whole genome shotgun sequence genome window above contains:
- the LOC124484760 gene encoding zinc finger protein 697-like, whose protein sequence is MTNSMAFHTQIASIMEVLANAAVAEICKLVDEDYAVIRLEMTQSQRENRALKRKLQTLELKMARERAERTMRERVLANRPGVSVRLLDKFRAAAVSRGGGNLSGHLRNVGKPERQGSWKIKDQSAAANEGPDSSTQDVITVRILEGSADAEASASSSNQSQIKQEMTDRCPTPSPPLPPGSDRLTHLFDSDDAGAEECPVKQERKDEEEGEEDTLRHEGDNIDLTKTVDGDGALETSTRAWTSHHQDLVHYYHETDPGQGPDLDQTGQCLRPTENSHWTGGPALGHPGPALGMSNTWGQRRQGAGVCLGAGPGARAGSGLGPGSLGSECQSGSGAIYGLQIGPDPGQHSYLPPPHGVRPDQKHQRSPAFNTFFHPNTLHTTTTTSVVSRTNHNTGPMAPSSLPLHPERAEGRGKTDRERPYSCPTCGKRFAEAGYVKKHQTVHTKEKPFRCKQCWKSFSFLSNLIRHRGVHSAQDQAGDLTGVHGGANASI